The following proteins are encoded in a genomic region of Haloarcula marina:
- a CDS encoding sugar ABC transporter substrate-binding protein — translation MQGKPQQTRRRFIKGAGALGTVALAGCGGNSDSSGQDGTDGSGETTGTGTESMADSIVFYNAGSLKYDPGTEANIERFEEETGISVEVNEVPWNNLKTSLTTIWRNEDATVDAFNGPTWWLADFVASDWLEPLELSDSHMSNFPTNLQDLVTLDGKTYMAPEFGKWGTYLYDQTHFDEQGVSEAPQTWDEVISKGQQLKTENTTPFAFTWSNKSVFTFKQFLYQAGGQLFDDSNRPVFVEEGMDVMNFFTDLREQDLIPDGISSMGEGGAGDTFIAGQLASVESWTPLGARALDADNWGSERLASAKPPKGPDSRATFQDTNGISVSAFSEKKRAAKKFAQFMTTPESSKTNMKIEGNPAVIPSVYDAEEIQSQYPSWLLEDMKFNLENARSETYLAQPQVDDYLGEQITPALLGDKDPQAALETAQSNIERLYQDIGLL, via the coding sequence ATGCAGGGAAAACCACAGCAAACCCGACGGCGGTTCATCAAAGGAGCAGGCGCACTCGGTACTGTTGCACTCGCAGGATGCGGCGGCAACTCCGATTCCAGTGGGCAGGACGGGACGGACGGGTCCGGTGAGACGACCGGGACCGGGACGGAGTCGATGGCCGACAGCATCGTGTTCTACAACGCTGGCAGTCTCAAGTACGACCCCGGAACGGAGGCCAACATCGAGCGCTTCGAGGAGGAAACGGGCATCTCCGTCGAGGTGAACGAAGTGCCGTGGAACAACCTCAAGACGAGCCTCACCACCATCTGGCGGAACGAGGACGCGACCGTCGACGCGTTCAACGGCCCGACCTGGTGGCTCGCCGACTTCGTCGCCTCCGACTGGCTCGAACCGCTCGAACTGAGCGACAGCCACATGTCGAACTTCCCGACGAACCTCCAGGACCTCGTCACGCTCGACGGGAAGACGTACATGGCCCCCGAGTTCGGCAAGTGGGGGACCTACCTCTACGACCAGACCCACTTCGATGAACAGGGCGTCAGTGAAGCCCCGCAGACGTGGGACGAAGTCATCTCGAAGGGCCAACAACTCAAAACGGAGAACACGACCCCGTTCGCGTTCACCTGGTCGAACAAGAGCGTCTTCACGTTCAAGCAGTTCCTCTATCAGGCGGGCGGACAACTGTTCGACGACAGCAACCGGCCCGTGTTCGTCGAAGAGGGCATGGACGTGATGAACTTCTTCACGGACCTGCGCGAGCAGGACCTGATTCCCGACGGCATCTCCAGCATGGGTGAGGGCGGTGCTGGCGACACGTTCATCGCGGGCCAACTCGCGTCCGTCGAGTCGTGGACGCCGCTCGGCGCTCGTGCGCTCGACGCCGACAACTGGGGCAGCGAACGTCTCGCCAGTGCGAAACCACCGAAGGGGCCGGACTCCCGGGCGACGTTCCAAGACACGAACGGCATCAGCGTCTCCGCGTTCTCCGAGAAGAAGCGGGCCGCAAAGAAGTTCGCCCAGTTCATGACGACCCCCGAGTCCTCGAAGACCAACATGAAGATAGAGGGGAACCCGGCCGTCATCCCCTCGGTGTACGACGCCGAGGAGATTCAGAGCCAGTACCCGTCGTGGCTCCTCGAAGACATGAAGTTCAACCTCGAAAACGCACGGAGCGAGACGTACCTCGCCCAACCGCAGGTCGACGACTACCTCGGCGAGCAGATTACTCCGGCACTGCTGGGCGATAAGGACCCGCAGGCAGCACTCGAAACGGCACAGAGCAACATCGAACGACTGTATCAGGACATCGGCCTGCTCTGA
- a CDS encoding NAD-dependent epimerase/dehydratase family protein, translated as MDRVLIIGGTRFIGRHTVSEFREADYDVTIFNRGSHANPFADDPDVTRVEGNRRDRDDLVAAYDAVDPDVVVDCVAYFPEDVRVATDVFAEVDAYVYVSSGAAYGEERVPKREDETPLADCSDEQATTDSAATYGPRKAEGDREVFDAAEEGVRAMSVRPTVVYGPHDYTERFAYWVDRVDVEDRILVPGDGLSLWQMAYVEDVASALRVVAEEGIAGEAYNVGDEHAPMLGGWIDLLTETCETSVETVGVSARELARDGLEPQDFPMYRGSPHLLTTEKLSSLGWSSTPQRVGLQRTVAEHRENGRTGREYGPDREVEEAVIGRLTE; from the coding sequence ATGGACCGCGTTCTCATCATCGGCGGCACGCGATTCATCGGCCGCCACACCGTCTCGGAGTTCCGCGAGGCCGACTACGACGTGACCATCTTCAATCGCGGGAGTCACGCCAACCCCTTCGCCGACGACCCGGACGTGACGCGCGTCGAGGGGAACCGCCGGGACCGCGACGACCTCGTGGCGGCCTACGACGCCGTCGACCCGGACGTGGTCGTCGACTGCGTGGCGTACTTCCCCGAGGACGTTCGGGTCGCGACGGACGTGTTCGCCGAGGTGGACGCCTACGTCTACGTCTCCAGCGGTGCGGCCTACGGCGAAGAACGGGTCCCGAAGCGGGAAGACGAGACGCCGCTGGCCGACTGTTCGGACGAGCAGGCCACCACCGACAGCGCCGCGACGTACGGCCCGCGGAAAGCAGAGGGCGACCGGGAGGTGTTCGACGCCGCCGAGGAGGGGGTCCGGGCGATGAGCGTTCGTCCGACCGTCGTCTACGGCCCGCACGACTACACCGAGCGGTTCGCCTACTGGGTCGACCGCGTCGATGTGGAAGACCGCATCCTCGTCCCCGGCGACGGCCTGAGTCTGTGGCAGATGGCGTACGTCGAGGACGTAGCGAGCGCGCTCCGCGTCGTCGCCGAGGAGGGTATCGCTGGCGAGGCGTACAACGTCGGTGACGAACACGCGCCGATGCTCGGCGGGTGGATAGACCTCCTGACCGAGACGTGCGAGACGAGCGTCGAGACGGTGGGCGTGTCGGCGCGCGAACTCGCTCGGGACGGACTGGAGCCACAGGACTTCCCGATGTACCGCGGGTCGCCACACCTGCTGACGACCGAGAAACTCAGTTCGCTCGGGTGGTCGTCGACGCCACAGCGGGTCGGCCTCCAGCGAACCGTCGCGGAACATCGCGAAAACGGGCGGACCGGGCGCGAGTACGGCCCGGACAGAGAAGTCGAGGAAGCGGTCATCGGCCGACTGACCGAGTGA
- a CDS encoding NAD(P)-dependent glycerol-1-phosphate dehydrogenase, protein MFDKSTWIRLPRNVVVGHGVLDQTLQAVEELHLAGRPLVVSSPTPHAVAGERVVTQFAEAGYDPAEIVIEEASFDAVQRVISHAEDVDAGFMLGVGGGKAIDITKMAADDIGIGFVSVPTAASHDGIVSGRGSVPEGDTRHSVAAEPPLAVVADTEVLAEAPWRLTTAGCADIISNYTAVQDWELAHRLKNVPYSEYAGALSQMTAEMLVESADSIKRNLEESSWIVVKALVSSGVAMSIADSSRPASGAEHLFSHQLDRIAPDPALHGHQVGVGAIMTEYLHSGPNGRWRDVRDALAAIGAPTTAAALGIDETTVIEALTTAHEIRDRYTILGDGMSEEAAVEAATVTGVV, encoded by the coding sequence ATGTTCGACAAATCGACGTGGATTCGCCTGCCGCGGAACGTCGTGGTGGGGCACGGCGTCCTCGACCAGACGTTGCAGGCCGTCGAGGAACTCCATCTCGCGGGCCGACCACTGGTAGTCTCCAGTCCGACGCCGCACGCCGTCGCCGGTGAGCGCGTCGTCACGCAGTTCGCCGAGGCGGGCTACGACCCCGCGGAAATCGTCATCGAGGAGGCGAGTTTCGACGCCGTCCAGCGGGTCATCTCCCACGCCGAAGACGTGGACGCGGGGTTCATGCTCGGCGTCGGCGGCGGGAAGGCCATCGACATCACGAAGATGGCGGCCGACGACATCGGTATCGGCTTCGTCTCGGTGCCGACGGCCGCGAGTCACGACGGCATCGTCTCCGGGCGCGGTTCGGTCCCCGAGGGCGACACCCGTCACAGCGTCGCCGCGGAACCGCCGCTCGCCGTCGTCGCCGATACGGAAGTGCTCGCCGAGGCCCCGTGGCGACTGACGACGGCGGGGTGTGCGGACATCATCTCAAACTACACGGCGGTCCAGGACTGGGAACTGGCCCACCGACTGAAGAACGTCCCCTATTCGGAGTACGCGGGCGCGCTCTCGCAGATGACCGCCGAGATGCTCGTCGAGAGCGCGGACTCCATCAAGCGCAACCTCGAAGAGTCGTCGTGGATCGTGGTGAAGGCGCTCGTCTCCTCGGGCGTCGCCATGTCCATCGCCGACTCCTCACGCCCGGCCAGCGGCGCGGAACACCTCTTTTCCCACCAACTCGACCGTATCGCCCCCGACCCGGCGCTCCACGGCCATCAGGTCGGCGTCGGTGCGATAATGACCGAGTACCTCCACAGCGGCCCGAACGGGCGCTGGCGTGACGTTCGCGACGCCCTCGCAGCCATCGGTGCGCCGACGACGGCGGCCGCCCTCGGTATCGACGAGACGACGGTCATCGAGGCGCTGACGACGGCGCACGAGATTCGCGACCGCTATACGATTCTGGGCGACGGAATGAGCGAAGAAGCCGCCGTCGAGGCCGCGACGGTCACGGGCGTCGTCTAG
- a CDS encoding NUDIX hydrolase: MDVSDRSRARVEERLTRLEEEFGSPAVTQTTFEVDGESYRRAVEHSRDGQLDVHAIVRDDDGAVLLSEDDEEWIIPRGQTRPGESLEAAARRIVKDRTGLDCSVAEAVRASISGVRNGDDEDDAAVYRLSVVFTAELADSETTTTEATEAVRWDADRDAVSELV; the protein is encoded by the coding sequence ATGGATGTCTCCGACCGCTCGCGGGCCCGAGTCGAAGAGCGGCTGACACGCCTCGAGGAGGAGTTCGGGTCCCCAGCGGTCACCCAGACCACGTTCGAAGTGGACGGAGAGAGTTACCGGCGCGCCGTCGAACACTCGCGCGACGGGCAACTGGATGTCCACGCCATCGTCCGCGACGACGACGGCGCGGTCCTCCTCAGCGAGGACGACGAGGAGTGGATTATCCCGCGGGGGCAGACCCGCCCCGGCGAGTCGCTCGAAGCGGCCGCGAGGCGCATCGTCAAGGACCGAACGGGTCTCGACTGTTCGGTCGCCGAGGCCGTCAGAGCGAGCATCTCGGGCGTTCGAAACGGGGACGACGAGGATGACGCGGCGGTGTACCGACTCAGCGTGGTGTTTACAGCGGAACTGGCAGACTCGGAGACGACGACCACCGAGGCGACCGAAGCGGTCCGGTGGGACGCCGACCGCGACGCCGTCAGCGAACTCGTCTAG
- a CDS encoding S9 family peptidase, protein MYDYDLERYLNVRSAYGASFSPDGSLAFLMDTTGVGQVWTLDGPSRWPDQRTFYDEPVSFVDYSPARPELVFGMDEGGNERAQLYRLAADGTITELTDKPAAKHRWGGWRPDGEAFAFASNRRDQAVFDVYVQDRDATGDDAELVYEGDGWFTVSGWSPDGTHLAISEAHSSFDQDVYALDVESGEVTHLTPHEGNVRYTSVSWGPEGDALYLVTDEGRDTLALARLSLDGDIEYVREDDAWNIDGVSIHQRTGRLAYSKNVEGYNEITVGEFDGPTTISEFPTPDLPGGIAGGVAWDPEAERFAISVTGRTVNTNVFVVETASGESERWTYASTAGIPQDSFVEPEVVRFESFDGREIPALFSLPPDAPPKKTPVIVDIHGGPESQRRPSFAGLTQYFLSRGYAVFEPNVRGSTGYGKAYTHLDDVEKRMDSVKDIRAGVDWLHDHPSVDPNRVVAMGGSYGGFMVLASLTEYPDLWAAGVDVVGIANFVTFLENTGDWRRELREAEYGSLADDREFLRSISPINNVDRITAPLFVLHGANDPRVPVGEAEQIADEVADHGVPVEKLVFDDEGHGISKRENRIEAYTQVVEFLDEHVTAE, encoded by the coding sequence GTGTACGACTACGACCTCGAACGCTATCTCAACGTCCGGAGCGCGTACGGCGCCTCGTTCTCGCCGGACGGGTCGCTCGCCTTCCTGATGGACACCACCGGCGTCGGGCAGGTCTGGACGCTCGACGGCCCCAGTAGGTGGCCCGACCAGCGGACCTTCTACGACGAACCCGTGAGCTTCGTCGACTACTCTCCCGCTCGACCGGAACTCGTCTTCGGGATGGACGAGGGCGGCAACGAGCGCGCGCAACTGTACCGCCTCGCCGCCGACGGGACGATTACCGAACTCACCGACAAGCCCGCCGCCAAGCACCGGTGGGGCGGGTGGCGGCCCGACGGCGAGGCGTTCGCCTTCGCCTCGAACCGCCGCGACCAGGCCGTCTTTGACGTGTACGTCCAGGACCGCGACGCCACCGGCGACGACGCCGAACTCGTCTACGAGGGCGACGGGTGGTTCACCGTCTCGGGGTGGTCCCCCGACGGAACCCACCTCGCCATCAGCGAGGCCCACTCCAGTTTCGACCAAGACGTGTACGCCCTCGATGTCGAGTCGGGCGAGGTGACTCACCTCACGCCCCACGAGGGCAACGTGCGCTACACCAGTGTCTCGTGGGGGCCGGAGGGCGACGCACTGTATCTGGTCACCGACGAGGGGCGAGATACGCTGGCGCTGGCCCGCCTTTCGCTCGACGGAGACATCGAGTACGTCCGCGAAGACGACGCGTGGAACATCGACGGCGTGTCGATTCACCAGCGGACCGGGCGACTGGCCTACTCGAAGAACGTCGAGGGGTACAACGAGATTACGGTCGGCGAGTTCGACGGTCCCACGACGATTTCAGAGTTCCCGACACCGGACCTTCCGGGCGGCATCGCGGGCGGCGTCGCGTGGGACCCCGAGGCCGAGCGCTTCGCCATCAGCGTCACCGGCCGCACGGTGAACACGAACGTCTTCGTCGTGGAGACGGCGAGCGGCGAGAGCGAACGCTGGACCTACGCCTCCACGGCGGGCATCCCGCAGGACTCCTTCGTCGAACCCGAGGTGGTCCGCTTCGAGAGCTTCGACGGACGGGAGATTCCCGCGCTGTTCTCCCTGCCGCCGGACGCGCCGCCGAAGAAGACGCCGGTCATCGTCGACATCCACGGCGGCCCCGAGAGCCAGCGGCGGCCCTCCTTCGCCGGACTGACCCAGTACTTCCTCTCGCGGGGCTACGCCGTCTTCGAACCGAACGTCCGCGGGTCGACTGGGTACGGAAAGGCCTACACGCACCTGGACGACGTCGAAAAGCGGATGGATTCGGTGAAGGACATCCGCGCGGGCGTCGACTGGTTGCACGACCACCCGAGCGTCGACCCCAACCGCGTCGTCGCCATGGGTGGCTCCTACGGCGGATTCATGGTGTTGGCGTCGCTCACGGAGTACCCCGACCTCTGGGCGGCGGGCGTCGACGTGGTCGGTATCGCGAACTTCGTCACGTTCTTAGAGAATACGGGGGACTGGCGGCGCGAACTGCGAGAGGCCGAGTACGGGTCGCTGGCCGACGACAGGGAGTTCCTTCGCTCTATCTCGCCTATCAACAATGTCGACCGCATCACCGCACCGCTGTTCGTCCTCCACGGCGCGAACGACCCCCGCGTCCCCGTCGGCGAGGCCGAGCAGATTGCCGACGAAGTCGCCGACCACGGCGTCCCCGTCGAGAAACTCGTCTTCGACGACGAGGGCCACGGCATCAGCAAGCGCGAGAACCGCATCGAGGCCTACACACAGGTGGTCGAGTTCCTCGACGAGCACGTCACCGCCGAGTAG
- a CDS encoding glycosyltransferase family 4 protein, whose amino-acid sequence MRVAVVAMETSHYRDTDGRRRLERVAENLAAAGHEVSVFCSQWWGGYDKRFAPTEVTYRAVTVSPTVPSFCTRLPALLANYRPDVVHTLLDPPSVTLAASAGAKLARAPLIAEWFGDDPLEDTRRTDRALRAPDRFVTPSELVQTRLWEAGAPDDRTTILPESIDMNLVRETDPADEVDVVYAHPLDESANVESLFLGLAELRQKGWSATIIGDGPERDTYEQEAADLRIDDRVEFVGACDRERRVSIYKGAHVFVQTAFREYFAADLLWALACGCIGIVEYQAGSSAHELVEQRDRAFRVTNPQEIADKIVESASMERLTVDESFAEFDHAAVRAEYEALYDRLADERGWF is encoded by the coding sequence ATGCGTGTCGCGGTCGTCGCCATGGAGACGAGTCACTACCGGGACACCGACGGCCGCAGACGCCTCGAACGGGTCGCGGAGAACCTCGCGGCGGCGGGCCACGAGGTGTCGGTGTTCTGTTCGCAGTGGTGGGGCGGATACGACAAGCGCTTCGCACCGACCGAGGTCACCTACCGAGCGGTCACCGTCTCGCCGACGGTCCCCTCGTTCTGTACGCGCCTGCCTGCGCTCCTCGCCAACTACCGACCCGACGTGGTCCACACCTTGTTGGACCCCCCGTCGGTCACCCTCGCGGCCAGCGCGGGCGCGAAACTCGCACGCGCACCCCTCATCGCCGAGTGGTTCGGCGACGACCCCCTGGAGGACACCCGCCGCACCGACCGCGCACTCCGTGCGCCCGACCGATTCGTCACGCCCTCGGAACTCGTCCAGACCCGCCTCTGGGAGGCGGGCGCGCCGGACGACCGGACGACCATCCTCCCCGAGAGCATCGACATGAACCTCGTCCGCGAGACGGACCCGGCCGACGAGGTGGACGTGGTGTACGCCCATCCGCTGGACGAGAGCGCCAACGTCGAGTCGCTGTTCCTCGGCCTCGCGGAACTCCGGCAGAAAGGCTGGTCGGCGACGATAATCGGCGACGGCCCCGAGCGTGACACCTACGAACAGGAGGCCGCAGACCTCCGCATCGACGACCGGGTGGAGTTCGTCGGGGCCTGTGACCGCGAACGGCGCGTCTCCATCTACAAGGGCGCGCACGTGTTCGTCCAGACGGCGTTCAGGGAGTACTTCGCGGCGGACCTGCTGTGGGCGCTGGCCTGTGGCTGTATCGGCATCGTGGAGTATCAGGCGGGGTCCAGCGCCCACGAACTGGTCGAACAGCGCGACCGGGCGTTCCGGGTGACCAACCCCCAGGAGATAGCCGACAAAATCGTCGAGTCGGCCAGCATGGAACGGTTGACCGTCGACGAGTCGTTTGCCGAGTTCGACCACGCGGCCGTGCGAGCGGAGTACGAGGCGCTGTACGACCGCCTCGCGGACGAACGCGGCTGGTTCTGA
- a CDS encoding DEAD/DEAH box helicase yields MTDEEPAASATTDEDADPAIELDAVYDAIDAVGRPHLTATELSRKTDLTPDAARDALEALAADGEIQRQDVTDVESIWYPTDVAEVTDRERVVLFPDRREIVVEHPDQFTRAQLSQFARLQDSNRSGGYVYEIREEDIWAAPHESLDDLLGTMRDVLGERSPHLEEWVTSQWERARKFRLYTHEDGYVVLAAENDDLMGNVARQKLDDEFLRAPISDSESWVNEDRTAEIKRTLYEAGYPVRDDRELETGDALEMDLLLRLRDYQADWVERFTEQGSGVFVGPPGSGKTVAAMGTMAAIGGETLILVPSRELATQWHDELVRHTSLDDADIGEYHGGEKSIRPVTIATYRTAGMDRHRKLFDQRKWGLIVYDEVHHVPSPIHRRSADLQTKHRLGLTATPTRESDDEEEIFTLVGPPIGTDWGKLFDEGYVAEPEVEIRLVPWGEDDEQTEYAATSGHDRRQAAASNTGKLDEIRYTLAEHPAAKALVFVEYLDQGKAISEAIDAPFISGETPHAERERLFGEFRRSERDTLVVSRVGDEGIDLPDAELAIVASGLGGSRRQGAQRAGRTMRPAGDARMVVLATRGTTEEDFVRRQMRHLASKGIRVNETEAEAVDPVGDD; encoded by the coding sequence GTGACTGACGAGGAGCCAGCGGCGTCTGCAACGACGGACGAGGACGCCGACCCAGCCATCGAACTCGACGCGGTGTACGACGCCATCGACGCCGTCGGCCGCCCGCACCTGACCGCGACGGAACTCTCCCGAAAGACCGACCTGACGCCCGACGCGGCCCGCGACGCCCTCGAAGCGCTGGCCGCCGACGGGGAGATTCAGCGCCAAGACGTGACCGACGTGGAGTCTATCTGGTACCCCACCGACGTGGCCGAGGTGACCGACCGAGAGCGCGTCGTCCTCTTTCCGGACCGCCGGGAAATCGTGGTCGAACACCCCGACCAGTTCACCCGCGCCCAACTCTCGCAGTTCGCCCGGTTGCAGGACTCGAATCGCTCGGGCGGGTACGTCTACGAGATTCGCGAAGAGGACATCTGGGCGGCCCCGCACGAATCGCTCGACGACTTGCTGGGGACGATGCGGGACGTGCTCGGCGAGCGCTCGCCTCACCTCGAAGAGTGGGTGACGAGTCAGTGGGAGCGCGCCCGGAAGTTCCGACTGTACACCCACGAGGACGGCTACGTCGTCCTCGCGGCCGAGAACGACGACCTGATGGGCAACGTCGCCCGGCAGAAACTCGACGACGAGTTCCTGCGCGCGCCCATCTCGGACTCCGAGTCGTGGGTCAACGAGGACCGGACCGCCGAGATAAAGCGGACGCTGTACGAGGCTGGCTACCCGGTCCGTGACGACCGGGAACTGGAGACGGGCGACGCCCTGGAGATGGACCTCCTGCTCCGCCTGCGGGACTATCAGGCCGACTGGGTCGAGCGGTTCACCGAGCAGGGGTCCGGCGTGTTCGTCGGCCCGCCGGGGTCCGGGAAGACGGTGGCGGCGATGGGGACGATGGCGGCTATCGGCGGTGAGACGCTGATTCTGGTCCCCTCGCGCGAACTCGCGACCCAGTGGCACGACGAGTTGGTCCGCCACACCTCGCTCGACGACGCGGACATCGGCGAGTACCACGGCGGCGAGAAGTCGATTCGCCCGGTCACCATCGCCACCTACCGCACGGCGGGGATGGACCGCCACCGGAAACTGTTCGACCAGCGCAAGTGGGGCCTCATCGTCTACGACGAGGTGCACCACGTCCCCAGCCCCATCCACCGCCGGAGCGCGGACCTCCAGACGAAACACCGACTCGGACTCACGGCGACGCCGACCCGCGAGAGCGACGACGAGGAGGAGATATTCACGCTCGTCGGCCCGCCCATCGGCACGGACTGGGGGAAACTGTTCGACGAGGGGTACGTCGCCGAACCCGAAGTCGAGATTCGCCTCGTCCCGTGGGGCGAGGACGACGAGCAAACCGAGTACGCCGCCACGTCCGGCCACGACCGGCGGCAGGCCGCCGCGAGCAACACGGGGAAACTCGACGAGATTCGCTACACGCTGGCCGAACACCCCGCCGCGAAGGCGCTCGTCTTCGTGGAGTATCTGGACCAAGGGAAGGCCATCAGCGAAGCCATCGACGCGCCGTTCATCAGCGGCGAGACGCCTCACGCCGAGCGCGAACGTCTGTTCGGGGAGTTCCGACGGAGTGAACGGGACACGCTGGTCGTCTCACGCGTCGGCGACGAGGGCATCGACCTGCCAGACGCCGAACTCGCCATCGTCGCCTCCGGTCTGGGCGGGTCCCGACGGCAGGGGGCACAGCGGGCCGGACGGACGATGCGGCCCGCGGGCGACGCGCGGATGGTCGTCCTCGCCACGCGCGGAACCACCGAGGAGGACTTCGTCCGCCGACAGATGCGCCACCTCGCCTCGAAGGGCATCCGCGTGAACGAGACGGAGGCCGAAGCCGTCGACCCGGTCGGCGACGACTGA
- a CDS encoding GNAT family N-acetyltransferase has product MPTVAPLTTDDAWDAAVPILRQLWTDAEESFVRGWREEDEYELYGYYAPVGQGRRHDGDPGNPLVAVAGLSVQRVLHHRRHAWVHDLVVDEAHRGEGHGADLLSWIEDWARERECEYVALANVLDNERALSFYEENGLAQFGYVLEREL; this is encoded by the coding sequence ATGCCGACGGTAGCGCCGCTGACGACGGACGACGCGTGGGATGCCGCCGTTCCGATTCTCAGACAACTGTGGACCGATGCCGAGGAGTCGTTCGTTCGGGGATGGCGCGAGGAAGACGAGTACGAACTCTACGGCTACTACGCACCTGTCGGGCAGGGCCGACGCCACGACGGCGACCCGGGGAATCCACTGGTCGCCGTTGCGGGCCTGTCGGTCCAACGAGTGCTTCACCACCGCCGCCACGCGTGGGTTCACGACCTCGTCGTCGACGAGGCGCACCGCGGCGAGGGGCACGGAGCGGACCTGCTGTCGTGGATCGAAGACTGGGCGCGTGAGCGCGAGTGCGAGTACGTCGCCCTCGCCAACGTCCTCGACAACGAGCGCGCGCTGTCCTTCTACGAGGAGAACGGATTGGCGCAGTTCGGCTACGTGCTCGAACGAGAGCTGTGA